A region of Lycium barbarum isolate Lr01 chromosome 3, ASM1917538v2, whole genome shotgun sequence DNA encodes the following proteins:
- the LOC132631008 gene encoding uncharacterized protein LOC132631008 isoform X1, producing MVRTRSTATGGQESVPAPAPTPALASIPVARAAVRGRGRGRGRGRGRAANPNRSQAPASAQDPDRDLTRELDDIPGEEIRAAEAQLGVAATPDFQEAVLRVLGYFDSLAQVGMIPVSPDGSQPKVGGHTPDATVAPGFRTSRVLPAAAVAPRIDAAPALDFAPRLMDGPVLTSEERKYFEGFTKMSPPWFHGTPREDAYEFIVSCHEMLHKLGLVESHGVDYVSFQLVGDAKQWWRSYMECRPVGLQPLTWTQFYQVFLEKYVPRTLRDNRKDEFSTLEQRGRSVAEYETRFLALSRYATALLPTEAERVRRFVKGLDLPLRLATLQLEASGASFQSVVEHARRVESEMGRAHSGGGDKKARGFDCFRGPIRGGGRLDRVCHHPYSRPIQSSLQALAGGSSGYSGHNSEQTSRGSYSRPSDRGGYSGSSMTVQQPTARGACFECGETGHFARESPRSRQGSRVQISRPPAPPARGGGYSGRGGSQSGRGGHQPSRGGHQSSRGSTQSVRGGSQAGHGSRGGTQSEGGRTHFYAFPGRLEAEASDAVITDFNRSEALRKGKALV from the exons atggtgaggacgcgaTCAACCGCTACTGGAGGCCAGGAGTCTGTACCTGCACCTGCACCTACACCCGCACTTGCATCCATACCCGTTGCCCGAGCAGCTGTCCGTGGGCGAGGTAGAGGACGAGGCAGGGGCAGAGGCCGTGCAGCTAATCCAAATAGGAGCCAAGCACCAGCATCTGCTCAGGACCCTGACAGAGATTTAACTCGGGAGCTTGACGACATTCCGGGAGAGGAGATTAGGGCTGCTGAGGCACAGCTTGGGGTCGCAGCTACTCCTGATTTTCAGGAGGCTGTGCTTCGAGTGTTGGGGTACTTTGACAGTTTGGCTCAGGTGGGCATGATTCCAGTTTCTCCAGATGGATCGCAGCCTAAAGTGGGAGGTCATACTCCCGATGCTACGGTTGCTCCAGGATTTCGGACATCGAGGGTATTACCGGCTGCAGCagtggctccccgtattgatgcCGCTCCAGCGCTTGATTTTGCTCCAAGGCTTATGGATGGGCCAGTGTTGACCAGCGAGGAGCGAAAATATTTCGAGGGATTTACCAAAATGTCTCCTCCTTGGTTCCATGGCACTCCCAgggaggatgcgtatgagtttatCGTTAGCTGCCATGAGATGCTTCATAAGTTGGGTCTAGTGGAGTCTCACGGGGTCGATTATGTTTCTTTCCAGTTAGTTGGGGATGCCAAGCAGTGGTGGAGATCGTACATGGAGTGTCGACCAGTTGGCTTGCAACCTTTGACCTGGACCCAGTTCTACCAGGTGTTTCTGGAGAAGTATGTCCCTCGTACTCTGAGAGACAACAGGAAGGATGAGTTTTCAACATTGGAGCAACGGGGTAGGTCGGTTGCGGAGTATGAGACCAGATTTCTCGCTTTGTCCCGTTATGCGACGGCATTACTTCCCACAGAGGCTGAGAGAGTGaggagatttgtgaagggtttggaCCTTCCGCTTCGGCTGGCGACCTTACAGTTAGAGGCCTCTGGGGCCTCATTTCAGTCAGTAGTAGAGCATGCCAGGAGGGTTGAGTCAGAGATGGGTCGGGCACATAGTGGGGGTGGCGACAAGAAAGCTCGTGGATTTGATTGTTTCAGAGGTCCTATTAGAGGTGGGGGACGCCTTGACAGGGTTTGTCATCATCCCTACAGCCGCCCCATCCAGTCATCACTACAGGCTTTGGCAGGTGGTTCTTCAGGTTATAGCGGGCATAATTCTGAGCAGACTTCCCGAGGTTCTTACTCTCGACCTTCAGACCGCGGAGGGTATTCTGGTTCTTCTATGACAGTTCAGCAGCCTACAGCCAGAGGAGCATGTTTTGAGTGTGGTGAGACAGGGCATTTCGCGAGAGAGAGTCCTAGATCCAGGCAAGGTTCTAGAGTTCAGATATCTAGGCCTCCAGCACCGCCAGCTAGAGGAGGAGGATATTCTGGTAGAGGGGGTTCGCAGTCTGGCAGGGGTGGCCATCAACCTAGCAGAGGTGGTCATCAGTCGAGTAGGGGCAGCACTCAGTCAGTAAGAGGAGGATCTCAGGCAGGCCATGGTAGTCGTGGAGGCACACAGTCCGAGGGTGGACGTACTCATTTCTATGCATTTCCGGGTAGACTAGAGGCCGAGGCCTCTGATgcggttatcacag ATTTtaatcgttcagaggctctacgcaaagggaaggcattagtttga
- the LOC132631008 gene encoding uncharacterized protein LOC132631008 isoform X2 → MVRTRSTATGGQESVPAPAPTPALASIPVARAAVRGRGRGRGRGRGRAANPNRSQAPASAQDPDRDLTRELDDIPGEEIRAAEAQLGVAATPDFQEAVLRVLGYFDSLAQVGMIPVSPDGSQPKVGGHTPDATVAPGFRTSRVLPAAAVAPRIDAAPALDFAPRLMDGPVLTSEERKYFEGFTKMSPPWFHGTPREDAYEFIVSCHEMLHKLGLVESHGVDYVSFQLVGDAKQWWRSYMECRPVGLQPLTWTQFYQVFLEKYVPRTLRDNRKDEFSTLEQRGRSVAEYETRFLALSRYATALLPTEAERVRRFVKGLDLPLRLATLQLEASGASFQSVVEHARRVESEMGRAHSGGGDKKARGFDCFRGPIRGGGRLDRVCHHPYSRPIQSSLQALAGGSSGYSGHNSEQTSRGSYSRPSDRGGYSGSSMTVQQPTARGACFECGETGHFARESPRSRQGSRVQISRPPAPPARGGGYSGRGGSQSGRGGHQPSRGGHQSSRGSTQSVRGGSQAGHGSRGGTQSEGGRTHFYAFPGRLEAEASDAVITEYDPGSSSTPRG, encoded by the exons atggtgaggacgcgaTCAACCGCTACTGGAGGCCAGGAGTCTGTACCTGCACCTGCACCTACACCCGCACTTGCATCCATACCCGTTGCCCGAGCAGCTGTCCGTGGGCGAGGTAGAGGACGAGGCAGGGGCAGAGGCCGTGCAGCTAATCCAAATAGGAGCCAAGCACCAGCATCTGCTCAGGACCCTGACAGAGATTTAACTCGGGAGCTTGACGACATTCCGGGAGAGGAGATTAGGGCTGCTGAGGCACAGCTTGGGGTCGCAGCTACTCCTGATTTTCAGGAGGCTGTGCTTCGAGTGTTGGGGTACTTTGACAGTTTGGCTCAGGTGGGCATGATTCCAGTTTCTCCAGATGGATCGCAGCCTAAAGTGGGAGGTCATACTCCCGATGCTACGGTTGCTCCAGGATTTCGGACATCGAGGGTATTACCGGCTGCAGCagtggctccccgtattgatgcCGCTCCAGCGCTTGATTTTGCTCCAAGGCTTATGGATGGGCCAGTGTTGACCAGCGAGGAGCGAAAATATTTCGAGGGATTTACCAAAATGTCTCCTCCTTGGTTCCATGGCACTCCCAgggaggatgcgtatgagtttatCGTTAGCTGCCATGAGATGCTTCATAAGTTGGGTCTAGTGGAGTCTCACGGGGTCGATTATGTTTCTTTCCAGTTAGTTGGGGATGCCAAGCAGTGGTGGAGATCGTACATGGAGTGTCGACCAGTTGGCTTGCAACCTTTGACCTGGACCCAGTTCTACCAGGTGTTTCTGGAGAAGTATGTCCCTCGTACTCTGAGAGACAACAGGAAGGATGAGTTTTCAACATTGGAGCAACGGGGTAGGTCGGTTGCGGAGTATGAGACCAGATTTCTCGCTTTGTCCCGTTATGCGACGGCATTACTTCCCACAGAGGCTGAGAGAGTGaggagatttgtgaagggtttggaCCTTCCGCTTCGGCTGGCGACCTTACAGTTAGAGGCCTCTGGGGCCTCATTTCAGTCAGTAGTAGAGCATGCCAGGAGGGTTGAGTCAGAGATGGGTCGGGCACATAGTGGGGGTGGCGACAAGAAAGCTCGTGGATTTGATTGTTTCAGAGGTCCTATTAGAGGTGGGGGACGCCTTGACAGGGTTTGTCATCATCCCTACAGCCGCCCCATCCAGTCATCACTACAGGCTTTGGCAGGTGGTTCTTCAGGTTATAGCGGGCATAATTCTGAGCAGACTTCCCGAGGTTCTTACTCTCGACCTTCAGACCGCGGAGGGTATTCTGGTTCTTCTATGACAGTTCAGCAGCCTACAGCCAGAGGAGCATGTTTTGAGTGTGGTGAGACAGGGCATTTCGCGAGAGAGAGTCCTAGATCCAGGCAAGGTTCTAGAGTTCAGATATCTAGGCCTCCAGCACCGCCAGCTAGAGGAGGAGGATATTCTGGTAGAGGGGGTTCGCAGTCTGGCAGGGGTGGCCATCAACCTAGCAGAGGTGGTCATCAGTCGAGTAGGGGCAGCACTCAGTCAGTAAGAGGAGGATCTCAGGCAGGCCATGGTAGTCGTGGAGGCACACAGTCCGAGGGTGGACGTACTCATTTCTATGCATTTCCGGGTAGACTAGAGGCCGAGGCCTCTGATgcggttatcacag agtacgatccaggttccagttctacaccccgtggctga